One stretch of Dokdonia sp. Hel_I_53 DNA includes these proteins:
- a CDS encoding dihydrolipoamide acetyltransferase family protein, translated as MARFELKLPKMGESVAEATLTAWLKEVGDTIEADEPVLEIATDKVDSEVPSEVDGVLVERLFEVDDVIAVGQTIAIIEIEGEGSSDATPEQGETGQDAKPTIENIAAVARTVSAAQDTLATPVSSGDRFYSPLVRNMAKEEGVSQEELDAVMGTGKDNRVTKDDMLAYLKDRDTSGKSTVDQKNPSAASKQATVKSPATKAAPVSVNGEDEIIEMSRMGKLISHHMVASVQTSAHVQSFIEADVTNIWNWRKKNKDAFMKREGENLTFTPIFMEAVAKAIRDFPMINISVDGDRIIKRKNINLGMAAALPDGNLIVPVIKNADQLNLVGMAKSVNDMAGRARDGKLKPDDTQGGTYTVTNVGTFGSIMGTPIINQPQVAILALGAIRKVPAVIETPEGDFIGIRMKMFLSHSYDHRVVNGALGGQFVQRVAHYLENFDPKREL; from the coding sequence ATGGCAAGATTTGAATTAAAACTACCTAAAATGGGAGAGAGTGTTGCAGAAGCGACACTTACAGCATGGTTAAAAGAAGTAGGAGATACTATCGAGGCAGATGAACCTGTACTTGAGATCGCTACAGATAAGGTTGATAGTGAAGTGCCAAGTGAAGTAGATGGCGTCTTAGTGGAAAGATTATTCGAAGTAGATGACGTAATTGCTGTAGGGCAAACGATTGCCATTATAGAAATAGAAGGAGAGGGAAGTTCAGATGCTACACCTGAACAAGGAGAGACTGGACAAGATGCAAAGCCTACGATAGAGAACATAGCTGCCGTAGCTCGAACTGTATCCGCAGCTCAAGATACCCTAGCAACACCTGTAAGTTCTGGAGATCGATTCTACTCTCCATTAGTTCGTAATATGGCTAAGGAAGAAGGTGTTTCTCAAGAAGAACTTGATGCTGTCATGGGGACGGGTAAAGATAACCGCGTCACTAAAGATGATATGCTTGCTTATCTTAAAGATAGAGATACCTCAGGAAAGTCAACTGTAGATCAGAAAAACCCATCAGCAGCCTCTAAGCAAGCTACAGTAAAATCTCCAGCCACAAAAGCAGCTCCTGTAAGTGTTAATGGTGAAGATGAAATTATAGAAATGAGCCGTATGGGTAAACTTATTTCTCATCATATGGTAGCGTCTGTACAGACGAGTGCACATGTGCAGTCATTTATAGAGGCAGATGTTACAAACATTTGGAACTGGAGAAAGAAAAATAAAGATGCATTTATGAAACGTGAAGGTGAAAATTTAACCTTCACACCTATTTTCATGGAGGCAGTAGCAAAAGCGATACGTGATTTCCCTATGATTAATATATCTGTAGATGGAGATCGCATTATCAAAAGAAAAAATATTAACCTAGGTATGGCAGCCGCCTTGCCAGATGGTAACCTTATTGTTCCGGTAATCAAAAATGCAGATCAACTCAACCTCGTAGGTATGGCAAAATCTGTAAATGATATGGCTGGAAGAGCAAGAGATGGTAAGTTAAAGCCAGACGATACACAAGGAGGAACCTATACAGTTACTAATGTAGGTACCTTTGGTAGTATCATGGGAACACCTATAATTAATCAGCCACAAGTAGCTATCCTAGCTCTAGGAGCTATACGAAAAGTTCCAGCTGTAATTGAAACCCCAGAAGGAGATTTTATAGGAATACGTATGAAAATGTTCTTATCACACTCTTATGATCACAGAGTAGTCAATGGCGCATTAGGAGGTCAGTTTGTGCAAAGAGTGGCGCATTATTTAGAAAATTTTGACCCAAAAAGAGAATTATAA
- the recR gene encoding recombination mediator RecR, with product MEFSSKLLENAVYEMSQLPGIGKRTALRLVLHLLRQPASQTHHLAEALNTMRDTIKFCKQCHNISDVELCEICSNPHRDSSLVCVVEDVRDVMAIENTSQYRGLYHVLGGKISPLDGIGPQDLNIYSLIDKAKSGELKEVIFALSSTMEGDTTNFYIYRQLESYDIATSTIARGISVGDELEFADEVTLGRSILHRIPFENSLKN from the coding sequence ATGGAATTTTCTTCAAAACTTCTTGAGAATGCTGTGTATGAGATGTCTCAATTGCCTGGGATAGGTAAGCGTACAGCATTAAGACTTGTCCTTCATCTCTTGAGACAACCAGCCTCGCAAACGCATCACCTTGCCGAAGCTCTAAATACCATGAGGGATACAATAAAGTTCTGCAAACAATGTCATAACATCTCAGATGTAGAGTTGTGTGAGATTTGTTCTAACCCCCATAGGGATTCTAGTCTTGTTTGTGTTGTAGAAGATGTAAGAGATGTCATGGCTATTGAAAATACAAGTCAATATCGCGGGTTATACCACGTATTGGGTGGTAAAATTAGTCCGCTAGATGGTATAGGTCCTCAAGATTTAAATATATATTCTCTTATAGATAAGGCTAAAAGTGGAGAACTTAAAGAAGTCATATTTGCTTTAAGTTCAACAATGGAGGGTGATACAACAAACTTTTACATTTATCGGCAGTTAGAGTCATATGACATAGCGACTTCAACCATAGCTAGAGGAATATCTGTAGGTGATGAATTGGAGTTTGCAGATGAGGTTACCCTAGGTCGTAGTATATTACACCGTATTCCTTTTGAAAATTCACTTAAGAATTAA
- a CDS encoding Gfo/Idh/MocA family protein, with translation MLKAGVLGAGHLGKIHLKLLNISKNYELIGFYDSSKEVRERVSKEFGYTAFDTEEDLIAACDMVDVVTPTTFHYQSAEKVIKAGKHLFIEKPITNTVNQAEKLLALAQEYNVLGQVGHVERFNPAFMAVNNAINKPMFIESHRLAEFNPRGTDVPVVLDLMIHDIDAILSVVQSPVKTVNASGVSVISETPDIANARIEFENGCVANLTASRISMKNMRKSRFFQKDAYISVDFLEKKVEVVKMKDAPANTDDFAMILQNAEGIKKQIYFDNPEVAGNNAILDELDAFAKAIKENTPPIVSLQAGTEALRVAKMIIADF, from the coding sequence ATGCTTAAAGCTGGCGTTCTAGGTGCAGGACACTTAGGGAAGATTCACTTAAAACTTCTCAATATTTCAAAAAATTATGAGCTTATAGGCTTTTACGACAGCTCTAAGGAAGTGAGAGAACGGGTGTCTAAAGAATTTGGATACACTGCTTTCGACACAGAAGAAGATTTAATAGCTGCCTGCGACATGGTAGATGTTGTGACTCCAACGACCTTCCACTATCAAAGTGCAGAAAAAGTAATTAAAGCGGGGAAACATCTTTTTATAGAAAAGCCTATCACGAATACAGTTAACCAAGCAGAAAAATTACTTGCACTTGCGCAAGAATATAATGTATTGGGTCAAGTAGGACATGTGGAGCGCTTTAATCCTGCGTTTATGGCTGTAAATAATGCCATAAACAAACCCATGTTTATCGAGTCACACAGACTGGCAGAGTTTAATCCTCGTGGCACAGATGTACCAGTGGTTTTAGACTTAATGATTCATGATATTGATGCCATATTAAGCGTGGTGCAAAGCCCTGTAAAAACTGTAAATGCTAGCGGTGTTTCTGTTATTTCCGAAACTCCAGATATTGCAAATGCTCGTATTGAATTTGAAAATGGCTGTGTTGCAAACCTCACGGCAAGCCGTATCTCTATGAAAAATATGCGTAAATCCCGATTCTTTCAAAAAGACGCTTATATTTCAGTAGATTTTCTTGAGAAAAAAGTGGAAGTTGTAAAAATGAAGGATGCACCAGCAAACACTGATGATTTTGCGATGATTCTACAAAATGCAGAGGGTATAAAGAAGCAGATTTATTTTGACAATCCAGAGGTTGCTGGTAATAATGCCATCTTAGATGAATTAGACGCTTTCGCGAAAGCGATAAAAGAAAACACACCCCCTATTGTTTCTCTTCAAGCAGGAACAGAGGCCTTACGTGTTGCAAAAATGATTATTGCAGACTTTTAA
- a CDS encoding glycosyltransferase family 2 protein: MKLSIIIVNYNVQHYLELCLDSVVAATRNIDSEVIVVDNASVDESVAMLVRKFPDVIVITNTSNLGFSKANNLGVGAATGEYICILNPDTVLGEHVFDEVFAFAKAKKTPGIIGVRLVDGTGHFLPESKRNIPTPSVSLKKILGYDSAYYDSKITVEGSGEVAVLVGAFMFLKKTSYLEIGGFDERYFMYGEDIDLSYSILKQGYKNYYLGASTIIHFKGESTIKNKVYRERFFGAMTLFYTKYFKRNKLEQLLVQVGVKVALLKSILSLKIGIRKDQLEKYSPTAYILVSNQEILLDRLQVAVSKPIRIAGCLKHFSAGEEVFFDASYVSYIHIIKEIITHKHSGLTFKIIPKNSTFAVGSNSSDGRGDIIHFGEEN; encoded by the coding sequence TTGAAACTTTCAATTATCATTGTGAACTATAACGTACAGCACTATTTAGAGTTGTGTCTCGATAGTGTGGTAGCAGCTACTCGTAATATAGATAGTGAAGTCATCGTTGTAGATAATGCTTCGGTAGATGAGAGTGTTGCTATGCTAGTTAGAAAGTTTCCAGATGTTATCGTTATCACTAATACTTCCAATTTAGGATTTTCCAAAGCAAATAATTTGGGAGTTGGGGCAGCTACGGGTGAATATATTTGTATTTTAAATCCGGATACTGTTCTAGGAGAGCATGTTTTTGATGAGGTTTTTGCTTTCGCGAAAGCAAAAAAAACACCAGGTATTATAGGTGTGCGATTAGTTGATGGTACAGGACATTTTTTGCCAGAAAGCAAGCGTAATATTCCTACACCAAGTGTGTCACTCAAAAAGATTTTAGGTTATGATAGCGCTTATTATGACTCGAAAATTACTGTAGAGGGAAGCGGAGAAGTAGCTGTTTTAGTAGGTGCCTTTATGTTTTTAAAAAAAACGTCTTATTTAGAGATAGGCGGTTTTGATGAGCGTTATTTTATGTATGGAGAGGATATTGATCTTTCCTATAGTATATTGAAACAAGGGTATAAAAATTATTATTTAGGTGCTAGTACCATCATTCACTTTAAAGGGGAAAGTACAATTAAGAATAAAGTGTATAGGGAGCGTTTCTTTGGAGCTATGACTCTTTTTTATACGAAGTACTTTAAAAGAAATAAACTAGAACAACTGCTCGTGCAGGTAGGGGTAAAAGTTGCTCTATTAAAATCAATACTGAGCCTTAAAATAGGAATACGTAAAGATCAACTAGAAAAGTACAGTCCTACAGCTTATATCCTTGTGAGTAATCAAGAAATTTTACTTGATAGATTACAAGTTGCGGTTTCAAAGCCTATAAGAATAGCAGGATGTCTAAAACATTTCTCAGCTGGCGAAGAAGTTTTTTTTGATGCCTCTTATGTCTCTTACATACATATTATTAAGGAAATTATAACACATAAGCATAGCGGACTCACATTTAAAATTATTCCTAAAAACAGTACTTTTGCAGTAGGAAGTAATAGTAGTGATGGGAGGGGAGATATAATACATTTTGGTGAAGAGAATTGA
- a CDS encoding protein-L-isoaspartate(D-aspartate) O-methyltransferase, with product MKDTTRHQGKRRLLVQVLQDKGIANAAVLKAIGKIPRHFFMDSSFEDHAYQDKAFPIAADQTISQPYTVAFQSELMQIEKGDMVLEIGTGSGYQTAVLCELGAKVFSIERQQELYKKTKLFLSKLGYRPRFLSFGDGYKGLPEYAPFNSIIVTAGAPYVPKPLLSQLKVGGRLVIPVGDDPQIMHLYVRTSETTFEKKEFGEFRFVPLLEDKN from the coding sequence ATGAAAGATACTACTCGCCACCAAGGAAAAAGACGTTTGTTAGTCCAAGTTCTCCAAGATAAAGGCATTGCAAATGCTGCAGTGCTTAAGGCTATTGGTAAAATACCGCGTCATTTTTTTATGGACAGTAGTTTTGAAGATCACGCTTATCAAGACAAAGCCTTTCCTATCGCGGCAGATCAGACCATCTCACAGCCCTATACCGTGGCCTTTCAAAGTGAACTCATGCAAATAGAAAAAGGAGATATGGTTCTAGAAATAGGTACAGGCAGTGGGTACCAAACTGCTGTGCTCTGTGAATTGGGAGCTAAAGTATTTTCGATAGAGCGTCAGCAAGAATTGTATAAAAAAACAAAATTATTTCTTAGCAAACTTGGGTATCGTCCACGCTTTTTGAGTTTTGGAGATGGTTATAAAGGACTTCCAGAATATGCTCCCTTTAATAGTATCATTGTTACTGCTGGAGCACCCTACGTTCCTAAACCACTTCTCTCGCAACTCAAAGTAGGAGGGAGGCTCGTAATACCGGTGGGAGACGATCCGCAAATTATGCATTTGTATGTAAGAACTAGTGAGACTACATTTGAAAAAAAAGAATTTGGAGAATTTAGGTTTGTGCCCTTACTAGAAGATAAGAATTAG
- a CDS encoding 3'-5' exonuclease: protein MQLKLTRPICFFDLETTGINVAKDRIVEISILKIFPDGREEELTERINPTVPIPASTTAVHGITDADVADKPTFAERAKDIHDMIKDADLGGFNSNRFDIPLLVEELLRTGIDFEMKNRNAVDIQNIFHKMEQRTLVAAYKFYCGKDLTNAHSAAADTRATYEVLKSQIERYDELENDMKFLGEFSTRKKNADFAGFIGYDKDGIEIFTFGKHRGKKVEEVLDSEPGYFGWIQNADFPLYTKKVLTAIKLRKLNTK, encoded by the coding sequence ATGCAATTAAAACTAACAAGACCTATTTGCTTTTTTGATCTTGAAACAACAGGAATCAATGTCGCAAAAGACAGAATCGTAGAAATATCCATATTAAAAATTTTTCCAGACGGTAGAGAAGAAGAACTCACAGAGCGTATTAATCCAACGGTTCCCATTCCTGCTTCTACTACAGCTGTACATGGCATTACTGATGCAGATGTTGCAGACAAGCCCACCTTTGCAGAGCGTGCAAAAGATATTCACGATATGATTAAGGATGCAGACCTTGGAGGTTTTAACTCGAATCGCTTTGATATTCCTTTATTAGTAGAAGAATTATTAAGGACTGGTATAGATTTTGAAATGAAAAACCGAAATGCAGTAGATATTCAAAATATCTTTCATAAAATGGAACAACGTACGCTTGTAGCAGCTTATAAGTTTTATTGTGGCAAAGATTTGACAAATGCTCATAGCGCAGCTGCAGACACGCGTGCGACCTATGAGGTTTTAAAATCACAAATAGAGCGTTATGATGAGCTAGAAAATGACATGAAGTTTTTGGGAGAATTTAGTACTCGAAAAAAAAATGCTGACTTTGCTGGGTTTATTGGTTATGATAAGGATGGGATAGAAATTTTTACTTTTGGAAAGCATAGGGGTAAAAAAGTAGAAGAAGTATTAGATAGCGAGCCAGGGTACTTCGGTTGGATTCAAAATGCAGACTTTCCATTATATACTAAAAAAGTTCTTACAGCAATTAAATTAAGAAAGCTCAACACAAAGTAA
- a CDS encoding fumarylacetoacetate hydrolase family protein — MKLICIGRNYAKHIEELENERPEHPVVFLKPDSSILLKKHPFVIPPFSNDVHHEIEILVKINKIGKHIDEKFAHTYYSEVGLGIDFTARDLQSELKAKGLPWEKAKGFDGAAVIGNKWINKENFNSVDDIPFRLEKNGEVVQKSSTSQMLWKIDALISYVSQYFTLKIGDIIFTGTPEGVGRVQEEDKLKGFLGDTELFSINVK; from the coding sequence ATGAAATTAATCTGTATAGGCCGAAACTACGCTAAGCATATTGAAGAATTGGAAAATGAGAGACCAGAGCATCCCGTGGTCTTTTTAAAGCCAGACTCTTCAATTTTACTCAAAAAACATCCATTTGTAATACCACCATTCTCAAATGATGTGCATCACGAAATAGAAATTCTTGTAAAGATTAATAAAATTGGTAAGCATATTGATGAGAAGTTTGCTCACACTTATTACAGTGAAGTAGGCTTAGGTATAGATTTTACGGCAAGAGATCTGCAGTCAGAGCTAAAAGCAAAAGGCTTACCGTGGGAAAAAGCAAAAGGCTTTGACGGAGCGGCAGTAATTGGAAATAAGTGGATTAATAAAGAAAATTTTAACTCTGTAGATGATATACCATTTAGATTAGAAAAAAATGGGGAAGTGGTACAAAAAAGTTCCACTAGCCAAATGCTTTGGAAAATAGATGCCTTAATAAGCTATGTTTCTCAGTATTTTACTCTTAAAATCGGTGATATTATATTTACGGGTACACCTGAAGGTGTAGGGCGCGTTCAAGAAGAAGATAAGTTAAAAGGATTCTTAGGAGATACGGAGTTGTTTTCTATAAATGTGAAATAA